The nucleotide sequence TTATCGAAACCGTCGTGCGGTTGAAGCCGGCTTCTTCGAAGGGGCAATATGTGCGCAGCATCACGTTGTCCAGCACCATGGGACCTGGCATTCCAATTGACAGCAATGCGATGATGGGCGAACTTAAAGTATAAAGTATAGGCGTGAACACGACCATGTTAGAATCCAGAACCATTCGGCCAGAGAAGCAAGAAGCCGTAACCGATCTCGTTGCACGGATGTCAGCGGCAAAAAGTGTTTTTGTCACAGACTATTCCGGTTTGACCGTCGAGGCCATTACCCGGCTGCGCCGCGATTTTCGCAAGTCGAACGTGGACTATCTTGTGAGCAAAAATACGCTCACGCGCTTGGCGGCCACTCAGGTTGGCATGAAAGACATCGTGCCGCACCTGGAAGGCACGACAGCCATTGCGTTCGGCTTGGGTGATCCCGCAGCTCCGGCAAAAGTGCTGCTCGAATTCACCAAGAAAAGTGAAAAACCGACAATCAAGGCCTTTGTGTTCGAAGGCCAGTATTATGACGGCAAATTCGCCGAAGAAATTTCCAAATTGCCGGGCCGCAACGAGCTGTTGGCGCGTTTGCTCGGCAGCATGAATGCGCCGGTCACGGGTCTTGCAAATTCTCTGCAAGGCATCATCCGGAAAATGGCATATGCATTAAATGCAGTCGCAGATCAGAAAAAAGAAGCTGCGGGTGCGCAATAATTTATTTTATAGAACCGTTCGCGCTGCGGCGCCGTTGAATCCATGAAGTTTCCACTCTTTTAAGGAGGATTTTGTGTCTACGAATGATTTTATCCAGGCGATCGAGAACATGAGTGTTCTTGAGCTATCAAATTTGGTCAAGGCAATTGAAGACCGGTTTGGCGTGTCTGCCGCAGCCCCGGCCGTGGCGATGATGCCGCAAGCTGGCGGTGCAATGCCGGCGCAAGCCCAAGCCGAAGAGAAAACCGAATTTGACGTGGTGCTAGCCAGCGCCGGCGCCAACAAGATTAACGTCATCAAAGTCGTGCGTACCCTCACCAGTCTGGGTTTGAAAGAAGCCAAAGATTTGGTGGACAGCGCGCCGAAGACGTTGAAAGAGGCGGTGAACAAGGAAGAAGCACAGAAGATCAAAGCGCAGTTGGAAGAAGCTGGCGCCACCGTCGAAATCAAATAAATGAAGTAAGCCAACCCTTTTGACTCAACCCTCTTTCAGCCAGAAAGAGGTTGTTGTTTTATAGGTGCCCCTTTCATGGAGAATACAAACGGAAAACGGTACTCGTTTTCAAAACTAAGTACCGTGATCGATTTGCCGGATTTGTTGGATATTCAGCTCAAGTCGTTCAACGAATTCATGCAGCTCGATGTCGAGCCTTCCAAGCGCGACAACCAAGGAATGCAGGCGGTATTCAAGAGCATTTTTCCGATTTACGACAGCCGGGAAAATTTTTGCCTGGATTTTGTTGAATTTTATATCGAAAAACCCAAGTACGACATGGATGAGTGCCAGGAGCGCGGTGTAACCTACTCGGTTCCGCTCAAGGCCAAACTCCGCCTGTCGGTAAAAGATGAGGAAAGCGGCAACTTCGGTGAAACAACCGAACAAGTCGTCTACTTGGGAAATATTCCCTTTATGACCACGCGCGGCACCTTCATTATTAATGGCGCCGAGCGCATCGTGGTGAGCCAGCTTCATCGCTCTCCCGGCGTGTTCTTTGATGAATTGAAGCATCCCAACGGCACCAAGCTCTTTTCGGCGCGCATCATTCCGCTGCGCGGTTCGTGGGTCGAATTTCTTACTGACATCAGCGATGTGATGTATGTCTACATCGATCGCCGCAAGAAATTTCCGGTCACCACGCTGTTGCGCGCGATTGGTTATTCCTCCGATAAAGAAGTGCTGCAGCTTTTCGATCTCATTGACGAAATCAAGTTGTCGGATTCGAAAGTCAAGCAATTTCTTGGGCGGCAGTCAATCGGCGATGTCGTCGATCGTGAAACCGGCGAAATTCTGCTTGAAAAAGATGCAGAACTGACGGAAGAAGCAATCGATCGCTTGAAAAAAGCGAAAATTACGACCGTGCGATTGTTGCGTTCGGATAGCGCCTTTGGCCCGGAAGTGATTTCGAACACGCTTAAGCGCGACGCCGCACATTCGCAGCAAGACGCCCTGGAAGCCATTTACCGCCAGCTCCGCTCGGGCGAGCCGCCGGATCTGGATACCGCCAAACAATTTCTCGAGCGCATGTTCTTCAATCCCAAACGTTACGATTTGGGCGAAGTCGGGCGTTATCGCCTCAACAAGAAGCTCGGGTTGGATACGCCGGTGTCCACGACGGTTCTTACCGAAAACGATATTATCACGATCATCAAGTATCTGCTCGATATGCGCAACGGCCATCGCACGGCCGATGACATCGACCATTTGGGCAATCGCCGCATTCGCACCGTGGGCGAGCAGCTTTCGCAGCAGATGAGCGTCGGTTTGTCGCGCATGGCGCGCACGATCAAAGAGCGGATGAATTTGCGCGACAGCGAGAAGTTGACGCCGCAGGATCTCGTCAATGCGCGCACGATCATTTCCGTGATCAACACGTTTTTCGGCACCAGCCAGCTCTCACAATTCATGGATCAAACCAACCCGCTGGCGGAATTGACCCACAAACGCCGTCTCTCCGCTCTCGGACCTGGTGGTTTGACGCGCGAGCGCGCCGGTTTCGAAGTACGCGACGTGCATTACACGCATTATGGCCGTCTGTGTCCGATTGAAACGCCGGAAGGTCCGAACATTGGTCTCATTTCATCATTAACCACATTTGCGCGCATCAACGATTTCGGCTTCATCGAAACGCCCTATCGCCGCGTGAAAAACGGCCGCGTGTCGACGGATATCGAATATCTCTCCGCCGACGATGAAGATCAATATGTCATTGCACAAGCGAACGCGCCGATTGACAATCGTGGCCATTACCTGAACGATCGCGTGAAGGCCCGTATCAAGGGCGAGTTTCCCGTGGTGCCGCCCGAAGAACTCCATTATATGGATGTGTCGCCCAATCAGATCGTCTCTGCCGCCGCGGCATTGATCCCGTTCCTGGAGCACGATGACGCCAACCGCGCGTTGATGGGTTCCAATATGCAGCGCCAGGCCGTGCCGCTTTTGGTTCCGGAAGCGCCGTTGGTCGGCACCGGTTTTGAAGCAAAAGTGGCGCATGATTCCCGCGCGATGATTATTTCCGATTTTGACGGCGTGGTCGAACACGTGGAAACGGACAAAATCATCATTCGTAAAGACATGCCCTCGGGGCGCGGCAAGAAAATCGAGGTCGAGGCGTTACTGAATTTTGAGGAAACCGATTTGGTGACTTATCGCTGCACCAAATTCATGCGCACGAACCAAGATACTTGCATCAATCAGCGCCCCATTGTGAACGTCGGCGATCGGGTGAAGAAAGGCCAGGTGTTGGCTGACGGTTGCGCGACGCAAGGCGGTGAGCTTGCATTAGGCCGCAACGTTTTGGTGGCATTCATGCCGTGGCGCGGTTACAACTTCGAAGACGCCATCGTCATTTCTGAGCGCGTCGTGCAGAAGGATATTTATACCTCGCTCCACATTGAAGAATTCGAGTTGCAGGTGCGCGACACCAAGCGCGGCGAAGAAGAGTTGACGCGCGAAATTCCAAACGTTTCTGAAGAGTCCACCAAAGATCTCGACGAAAATGGCATCATTCGCATCGGCGCAGAAGTGGTGGCCGGCGATATCCTGGTTGGCAAAGTCACGCCCAAGGGCGAAACGGATCCAACGCCTGAAGAGAAATTGCTGAAAGCAATCTTCGGCGAAAAGGCCGGCGATGTGAAAGATGCTTCATTGAAAGCGCCGCCCGGGTTAAAGGGCATTGTGATCGACACCAAGCTTTTCTCCCGCAAGAAGAAAGACTCCAAGTCGAAGCGCCAGGAGAAAAAGAAGGTCGACGAGATTGAAGAATGGCATACTCGCGAGTTGGCGCGTCTCAAGAAACTGCGCAGCGAAAAGTTGATCAATTTGCTTTCGGGCGAAACGTCCGCGACCATTCGCGACACGCACGGGAAAGTCGTGGTGCGTGCCAGCACGGAGTTGACTGAAGAGCGCTTGTCCGAACTTGATTTTGAGAAACTCGACCGCAGCGAAGGCTGGACCGAGAAAAGGCGCATCAACGAGTTGGTCGATTTGGTATTTTCGACCTATGAGCGCAAAGTGCAAGACACCGAAGAAGAGTATGAACGGCGCAAGCTCAAAATCATCGTCGGTGATGAATTGCCTCCTGGCATCGTTCAGCTTGCCAAGGTTTATGTTGCGAAAAAGCGCAAATTGATGGTCGGCGATAAGATGGCAGGCCGCCACGGCAACAAGGGCGTCGTCGCCAAAATCGTTCCGATCGAAGATATGCCTTATCTTGAAGACGGTACGCCGGTTGACATCGTGCTTAATCCGCTGGGCGTGCCTTCGCGCATGAACCTGGGCCAGATTTTTGAGACGACTCTGGGCTGGGCTGCTTCCAAGCTCGGTGTAAAATTCGCCACGCCGGTATTCGACGGCGCAAGCGAGCAGGAAGTCATCAATGAGATGAAAAAAGCCGGCATTCCGGAAGATGGCAAAGTGCAGTTGTTCGATGGCCGGACCGGCGAGTTGTTCAACGAGCGCGTGACCGTCGGCCAGATCTATATGTTGAAGCTGTCGCATTTGGTCGAAGACAAGATTCACGCGCGCTCCATCGGCCCGTATTCCTTGATCACGCAACAGCCGTTGGGCGGCAAGGCGCAATTCGGCGGCCAGCGTTTCGGTGAAATGGAAGTTTGGGCGCTGGAAGCTTATGGCGCGGCCTATACACTGCAGGAAATTTTGACCGTCAAATCAGACGATGTGCGGGGGCGGTCGAAGGTTTATGAAGCCATCGTGAAAGGCGATAATTTGCCGGAGCCTGGTTTACCTGAATCCTTCAACGTTCTCATTCGAGAGTTGCAGGGCTTGGGTCTCGACGTCGAGTTGGTCGACGATTCTGAAAACGGCAAATCGAATTAGCCGGCCACAACAAAAGTTGTTAAGAACATCAGTATTTTAATATAACCACTGTGATTCAGTGGAGGTGAGCTTTGACTTACTTTCCGAAA is from Cytophagia bacterium CHB2 and encodes:
- the rpoB gene encoding DNA-directed RNA polymerase subunit beta is translated as MENTNGKRYSFSKLSTVIDLPDLLDIQLKSFNEFMQLDVEPSKRDNQGMQAVFKSIFPIYDSRENFCLDFVEFYIEKPKYDMDECQERGVTYSVPLKAKLRLSVKDEESGNFGETTEQVVYLGNIPFMTTRGTFIINGAERIVVSQLHRSPGVFFDELKHPNGTKLFSARIIPLRGSWVEFLTDISDVMYVYIDRRKKFPVTTLLRAIGYSSDKEVLQLFDLIDEIKLSDSKVKQFLGRQSIGDVVDRETGEILLEKDAELTEEAIDRLKKAKITTVRLLRSDSAFGPEVISNTLKRDAAHSQQDALEAIYRQLRSGEPPDLDTAKQFLERMFFNPKRYDLGEVGRYRLNKKLGLDTPVSTTVLTENDIITIIKYLLDMRNGHRTADDIDHLGNRRIRTVGEQLSQQMSVGLSRMARTIKERMNLRDSEKLTPQDLVNARTIISVINTFFGTSQLSQFMDQTNPLAELTHKRRLSALGPGGLTRERAGFEVRDVHYTHYGRLCPIETPEGPNIGLISSLTTFARINDFGFIETPYRRVKNGRVSTDIEYLSADDEDQYVIAQANAPIDNRGHYLNDRVKARIKGEFPVVPPEELHYMDVSPNQIVSAAAALIPFLEHDDANRALMGSNMQRQAVPLLVPEAPLVGTGFEAKVAHDSRAMIISDFDGVVEHVETDKIIIRKDMPSGRGKKIEVEALLNFEETDLVTYRCTKFMRTNQDTCINQRPIVNVGDRVKKGQVLADGCATQGGELALGRNVLVAFMPWRGYNFEDAIVISERVVQKDIYTSLHIEEFELQVRDTKRGEEELTREIPNVSEESTKDLDENGIIRIGAEVVAGDILVGKVTPKGETDPTPEEKLLKAIFGEKAGDVKDASLKAPPGLKGIVIDTKLFSRKKKDSKSKRQEKKKVDEIEEWHTRELARLKKLRSEKLINLLSGETSATIRDTHGKVVVRASTELTEERLSELDFEKLDRSEGWTEKRRINELVDLVFSTYERKVQDTEEEYERRKLKIIVGDELPPGIVQLAKVYVAKKRKLMVGDKMAGRHGNKGVVAKIVPIEDMPYLEDGTPVDIVLNPLGVPSRMNLGQIFETTLGWAASKLGVKFATPVFDGASEQEVINEMKKAGIPEDGKVQLFDGRTGELFNERVTVGQIYMLKLSHLVEDKIHARSIGPYSLITQQPLGGKAQFGGQRFGEMEVWALEAYGAAYTLQEILTVKSDDVRGRSKVYEAIVKGDNLPEPGLPESFNVLIRELQGLGLDVELVDDSENGKSN
- a CDS encoding 50S ribosomal protein L7/L12, whose product is MSTNDFIQAIENMSVLELSNLVKAIEDRFGVSAAAPAVAMMPQAGGAMPAQAQAEEKTEFDVVLASAGANKINVIKVVRTLTSLGLKEAKDLVDSAPKTLKEAVNKEEAQKIKAQLEEAGATVEIK
- a CDS encoding 50S ribosomal protein L10; protein product: MLESRTIRPEKQEAVTDLVARMSAAKSVFVTDYSGLTVEAITRLRRDFRKSNVDYLVSKNTLTRLAATQVGMKDIVPHLEGTTAIAFGLGDPAAPAKVLLEFTKKSEKPTIKAFVFEGQYYDGKFAEEISKLPGRNELLARLLGSMNAPVTGLANSLQGIIRKMAYALNAVADQKKEAAGAQ